A window of the Oscillospiraceae bacterium genome harbors these coding sequences:
- the rpoB gene encoding DNA-directed RNA polymerase subunit beta: MVNVKPVKVGKNTRMSFAKIDEVLPMPNLIEIQKNSYEWFLHDGLQEVFKDVSGITDYTGNLVLDFVDYQLDVEHPNYTVKECKERDATYAAPLRVKARLLNKETGEIKESDVFMGDFPLMTESGTFVINGAERVIVSQLVRSPGVYYKMEYDKTGKELYSATVIPNRGAWLEYENDANDVFYVRIDKNRKLPVTIFIRSLGLGTEEEIREYFGHSALLEATLEKDPCKNEEEALFEVYKKLRPSEPPTLESAQSHLNGLFFDSRRYDLSRVGRYKYNKKLNLAGRITGQVLSRPVANPFTGELMGEAGQVVSHEAARQMDDAGVSAVYVTVNEHEVKVISNGMVDIGKYVSFDAEKECGIQERVRYSVLAELIEKAGGDEETLKEELRTHVEELVPKHIIIDDIFASISYMCNLQEGLGTTDDIDHLGNRRIRSVGELLQNQVRIGFSRLERVIRERMTLQSQDLEALTPHSLINIRPVVAAIKEFFGSSPLSQFMDQTNPLAELTHKRRLSALGPGGLSRDRAGFEVRDVHYSHYGRMCPIETPEGPNIGLISYLATFARINKYGFIEAPYRRVDKATGVVTRDVVYMTADVEDNYIVAQANEPLDEEGHFQHSKVNGRHRDRFVVVEREKVDYMDVSPRMVVSVATAMIPFLENDDTNRALMGSNMQRQAVPLIKTESPIVGTGMEYKAGVDSGACVLCKRAGVVRSVSADEVRVDADEGGTDVYPIIKFLRSNSGTCFNQVPVVDCNDRVNVGDVIADGPATKDGEISLGKNALIGFMTWEGYNYEDAVLISEKVVRDDVFTSIHIEEHETEARDTKLGPEEITRDIPNVSEEMLRDLDDNGIIRVGAEVHAGDILVGKVTPKGETELTAEDRLLRAIFGEKAREVRDTSLRVPHGEYGIVVDVKVFTRENSRDELSPGVNKVVRCYIAQKRKISVGDKMAGRHGNKGVVSRILPVEDMPYLPDGTPLDIVLNPLGVPSRMNIGQVLEVNLGMVARALGWKVMTPVFDGAHEDDIRGLFRKVGMSEDGKFQLRDGRTGEYFDNRITVGIMYYLKLHHLVDDKMHARSTGPYSLVTQQPLGGKAQFGGQRFGEMEVWALEAYGAAYTLQEILTVKSDDVVGRVKTYEAIVKGQNIPKPGIPESFKVLIKELQSLGLDMKVLDKDNQEIDLRQNFDDDDDIGFTPNDSNFDEPNVADNLDGYSVDEADEALYDGPDNYEDGAQKTDADADEGQPDASQDNTDSVD, from the coding sequence ATGGTGAATGTCAAACCGGTAAAGGTAGGCAAAAACACACGTATGAGCTTTGCGAAAATCGATGAGGTTTTGCCCATGCCAAACCTGATTGAAATTCAAAAGAATTCATACGAGTGGTTTCTGCATGACGGCCTGCAGGAGGTATTTAAAGATGTCTCCGGTATTACCGACTACACAGGCAACTTGGTTCTGGATTTTGTTGACTATCAACTCGATGTCGAGCATCCCAACTATACAGTCAAGGAATGCAAGGAACGTGACGCCACCTATGCGGCTCCGCTGCGGGTAAAAGCCCGCCTGCTGAATAAGGAAACCGGTGAGATTAAAGAATCAGACGTCTTCATGGGTGACTTCCCGCTCATGACTGAAAGCGGCACCTTTGTCATCAACGGCGCCGAGCGTGTCATTGTTTCTCAGCTGGTTCGTTCCCCGGGTGTCTACTATAAAATGGAGTATGACAAAACCGGTAAGGAGCTGTACAGCGCAACCGTCATTCCAAACCGCGGCGCTTGGCTGGAGTATGAGAATGACGCAAATGATGTTTTTTATGTGCGAATCGATAAAAACCGCAAACTGCCGGTGACGATTTTTATCCGCTCATTGGGCCTCGGCACAGAAGAGGAAATTCGCGAGTATTTTGGACACAGTGCGCTTTTGGAAGCAACACTGGAAAAAGACCCGTGCAAAAATGAAGAAGAGGCGCTGTTTGAGGTCTACAAAAAACTGCGCCCAAGTGAACCGCCTACACTGGAAAGTGCACAGTCCCACTTAAACGGCCTGTTCTTTGACTCCCGCCGTTATGATCTTTCCCGTGTCGGCCGCTATAAATACAACAAAAAGCTGAATCTTGCCGGCCGCATTACCGGACAGGTTCTCAGCCGCCCAGTGGCAAACCCCTTTACAGGTGAATTAATGGGCGAAGCGGGTCAGGTGGTTTCGCATGAAGCAGCCCGCCAGATGGACGATGCCGGTGTTTCTGCTGTTTATGTAACAGTGAACGAGCATGAAGTAAAGGTTATTTCCAATGGTATGGTTGACATCGGAAAATATGTCAGCTTTGACGCAGAAAAAGAATGCGGTATTCAGGAGCGCGTGCGCTACTCTGTTTTGGCTGAACTGATCGAAAAGGCCGGCGGGGATGAAGAAACCCTGAAAGAAGAACTGCGCACCCATGTAGAAGAATTAGTGCCAAAGCATATTATCATTGATGATATTTTTGCTTCCATCAGCTACATGTGCAACCTGCAGGAAGGCCTTGGCACAACGGACGACATTGACCATTTGGGCAACCGCCGTATCCGCTCTGTCGGCGAACTGCTGCAAAACCAGGTGCGTATCGGTTTTTCCCGCTTGGAGCGTGTGATCCGTGAGCGCATGACGCTGCAGTCGCAGGACTTGGAAGCTTTAACTCCACATTCCCTGATCAACATCCGCCCGGTTGTGGCGGCTATTAAGGAATTCTTCGGTTCTTCTCCGTTGTCACAGTTTATGGACCAGACTAACCCCTTGGCAGAGCTGACGCATAAGCGCCGCCTTTCCGCTTTGGGACCGGGCGGCCTGTCCCGTGACCGTGCCGGATTTGAGGTACGTGATGTGCACTACAGCCATTACGGCCGTATGTGCCCAATCGAGACCCCAGAAGGCCCAAACATTGGCCTGATTTCTTATCTTGCAACATTTGCGCGCATCAATAAGTACGGCTTTATTGAGGCGCCTTACCGCCGGGTCGATAAGGCGACCGGCGTGGTTACCCGCGACGTTGTCTACATGACTGCCGACGTGGAAGATAATTATATCGTTGCCCAGGCAAACGAACCACTGGATGAAGAAGGCCATTTCCAGCACTCTAAAGTCAACGGCCGTCACCGTGACCGCTTTGTGGTTGTCGAGCGCGAAAAAGTTGACTACATGGACGTTTCTCCGCGGATGGTTGTTTCCGTTGCTACGGCTATGATTCCGTTTCTGGAAAACGATGATACCAACCGTGCACTGATGGGCTCCAACATGCAGCGGCAGGCTGTGCCGCTGATTAAGACCGAGTCGCCGATTGTCGGCACCGGCATGGAGTACAAAGCAGGCGTTGACTCCGGCGCTTGTGTGCTGTGCAAGCGCGCAGGCGTTGTGCGCAGTGTTAGCGCAGACGAAGTACGCGTAGATGCCGATGAGGGCGGAACGGATGTCTATCCGATTATCAAGTTCTTGCGCTCCAACTCCGGCACCTGCTTTAACCAGGTCCCGGTTGTGGACTGCAACGACCGCGTCAATGTCGGTGACGTTATCGCTGACGGCCCGGCTACTAAAGACGGCGAAATTTCCCTTGGCAAAAATGCCTTAATCGGCTTTATGACTTGGGAAGGTTACAACTACGAAGATGCTGTCTTAATCAGTGAAAAAGTTGTGCGCGACGATGTGTTTACTTCTATTCATATTGAAGAGCATGAGACCGAGGCCCGTGATACCAAGCTGGGGCCGGAGGAAATCACCCGCGATATTCCAAACGTCAGCGAAGAAATGTTGCGCGATTTGGACGACAACGGCATTATCCGCGTTGGCGCAGAAGTGCATGCCGGTGATATCTTGGTCGGCAAGGTTACCCCGAAGGGCGAAACTGAATTGACTGCAGAGGACCGCCTGCTGCGCGCAATCTTTGGTGAAAAAGCGCGTGAAGTGCGTGATACTTCTCTGCGTGTGCCGCATGGCGAGTACGGCATTGTGGTAGATGTCAAAGTCTTTACCCGCGAAAACAGCCGTGACGAACTGAGCCCCGGCGTCAACAAAGTGGTACGCTGCTATATTGCACAGAAACGTAAGATTTCTGTCGGCGATAAAATGGCTGGCCGCCACGGTAACAAGGGCGTTGTTTCCCGCATCCTGCCGGTAGAGGATATGCCTTATCTGCCGGACGGCACCCCACTGGATATTGTGCTGAACCCGCTGGGTGTACCTTCCCGTATGAATATCGGACAGGTGCTGGAAGTCAACCTGGGTATGGTGGCCCGTGCATTGGGCTGGAAAGTCATGACACCTGTCTTTGACGGTGCCCATGAGGATGATATCCGCGGACTGTTCCGCAAAGTCGGCATGAGCGAAGACGGCAAGTTCCAGCTGCGCGACGGCCGCACCGGCGAGTACTTTGATAACCGGATTACCGTAGGTATTATGTATTACCTCAAACTGCATCATCTGGTCGATGATAAGATGCATGCCCGCTCTACCGGCCCGTATTCTCTGGTCACACAGCAGCCTTTGGGCGGCAAAGCACAGTTTGGCGGCCAGCGCTTTGGCGAAATGGAAGTTTGGGCACTGGAAGCTTACGGTGCTGCATATACCCTGCAGGAGATTCTGACAGTCAAGTCCGACGATGTTGTGGGCCGTGTTAAGACCTATGAAGCAATCGTCAAGGGCCAGAATATCCCGAAGCCGGGCATCCCAGAGTCCTTCAAGGTCTTGATTAAAGAGCTGCAGAGCTTGGGACTGGACATGAAGGTGCTGGATAAAGACAACCAGGAAATTGACCTGCGCCAGAACTTTGACGACGACGATGATATTGGCTTCACACCCAATGACAGCAACTTTGATGAGCCAAATGTTGCAGATAATCTGGATGGCTACTCCGTTGATGAAGCCGACGAAGCCCTGTATGACGGCCCCGATAACTACGAAGACGGCGCACAGAAAACAGACGCCGACGCTGATGAGGGCCAGCCCGATGCTTCACAGGATAACACCGATTCGGTAGACTGA
- a CDS encoding Rrf2 family transcriptional regulator: MVITLETDYAVRIMEVLAGTDSRVEARTIAEKTMVTQRFTLKILRKLVAAGLVVSFKGAHGGYALAKSPQQITLLEVIEAVEGPYMFSRCQQEAYSCDHSGTSSCRFHEIYNEVTVLVRDKLRSYTFADVLAPRKCPAHTSAQGKLQPSDSGK; encoded by the coding sequence ATGGTTATCACACTGGAAACGGACTATGCCGTGCGCATTATGGAGGTGCTGGCGGGTACTGACAGCCGCGTAGAAGCGCGCACCATAGCGGAAAAAACAATGGTTACGCAGCGCTTTACACTGAAAATTTTGCGAAAACTAGTGGCCGCAGGACTGGTAGTTTCTTTTAAAGGCGCACACGGCGGCTATGCACTGGCAAAGTCTCCGCAGCAGATTACCCTGCTTGAGGTTATCGAGGCAGTGGAGGGGCCGTATATGTTCAGCCGCTGCCAGCAGGAGGCATACAGCTGTGACCACAGCGGCACCAGCAGCTGCCGCTTTCACGAAATCTACAATGAAGTGACCGTGCTGGTGCGTGATAAGCTGCGCTCTTATACATTTGCAGATGTGCTTGCGCCGCGCAAATGCCCGGCCCACACCTCTGCACAGGGAAAACTGCAGCCCTCAGATTCAGGTAAATAA
- the rpoD gene encoding RNA polymerase sigma factor RpoD yields MAAATPDKKTVLHDLVEQGKAKGSLSTKDILDAIGELDIEPEQIEKFYDVLEEQGVEIIDDLSNGDSVKELQLNNNKEDSDEGLDAGVNTDGVAIDDPVKVYLKEIGRVPLLSPEEEIDLAVRIKEGDEEAKKRLAEANLRLVVSIAKRYLGRGMQFLDLIQEGNLGLIKAVEKFDYTKGFKFSTYATWWIRQAITRAIADQARTIRIPVHMVETINKVKKVSSQLLHTNGHEPSADEIGAELSMPVEKVREILRVAQEPVSLETPIGEEEDSHLGDFIPDDDAPAPQDAASHTLLKEQLNEVLDTLTPREEKVLRLRFGLEDGRSRTLEEVGKEFNVTRERIRQIEAKALRKLRHPSRSKKLKDFLD; encoded by the coding sequence ATGGCAGCAGCTACACCGGACAAAAAGACAGTTCTGCATGACTTAGTCGAGCAGGGCAAGGCAAAGGGCTCCCTTTCTACCAAAGATATTCTTGACGCAATCGGGGAGCTGGACATTGAGCCGGAGCAGATCGAAAAGTTTTATGATGTGCTGGAAGAGCAGGGTGTCGAGATTATAGATGACCTGAGCAACGGCGACTCTGTAAAAGAACTGCAGCTGAACAACAATAAAGAGGACAGCGACGAGGGACTTGACGCCGGTGTCAATACCGACGGCGTCGCCATTGATGACCCGGTAAAGGTTTACCTGAAAGAAATTGGCCGGGTGCCGCTGCTGTCCCCTGAGGAAGAAATCGACCTCGCCGTGCGAATCAAAGAGGGAGACGAAGAGGCAAAGAAGCGCTTGGCAGAGGCCAACCTGCGCTTGGTTGTCAGCATTGCAAAGCGCTACCTGGGCCGCGGCATGCAGTTCCTGGATCTGATTCAGGAGGGCAACCTGGGCCTTATCAAGGCTGTGGAAAAATTCGATTATACCAAAGGATTTAAATTCTCCACTTATGCAACCTGGTGGATTCGCCAGGCCATTACCCGTGCTATTGCTGACCAGGCGCGGACAATCCGCATTCCGGTGCATATGGTGGAAACCATCAATAAAGTCAAGAAAGTTTCCAGCCAGCTGCTGCATACCAATGGGCACGAGCCTTCTGCAGATGAGATCGGTGCCGAGCTGAGTATGCCGGTGGAAAAAGTGCGAGAGATTCTGCGCGTTGCACAGGAGCCGGTTTCTTTGGAAACGCCAATCGGTGAAGAAGAGGACAGCCACCTGGGCGACTTCATTCCGGATGATGACGCGCCTGCTCCGCAGGATGCCGCTTCGCATACGCTGCTCAAAGAGCAGCTCAATGAGGTCCTGGATACCCTGACCCCCCGTGAGGAAAAAGTGCTGCGCCTGCGCTTTGGGCTGGAGGACGGCCGCTCCCGTACACTGGAGGAAGTGGGCAAAGAGTTTAACGTTACCCGCGAACGTATCCGCCAGATCGAAGCAAAGGCTCTGCGTAAACTGCGCCACCCAAGCCGCAGCAAAAAGCTGAAAGATTTTCTGGATTAA
- the dnaG gene encoding DNA primase: protein MPLPQEFVEELKARSSIEDVVSSYVSLKRRGRTLVGLCPFHSEKTPSFTVYPDNGSFYCFGCGAGGDIITFVERIDNLDYMEAVRSLAQRAGMTVPESDEDRGLAKLRMRLYALNREAARFYHHVLLSPQGATGLSYFTDRGLTPKTITHFGLGFAPPSRFALVDFLRSKGYSEQEMIQANVAFSSRNGHAVDRFHDRVMFPIIDLRGNVVAFGGRVLGKGEPKYLNTSDTPIFSKGRNLFALNFAKDAAADCLILCEGYMDVIALHQAGFQNAVAGLGTALTPEQARLIAHYTKDVVASYDADAAGQKAASRSIPLLRQAGLAVRILVVPDGKDPDEFIRSHGENGHARFQQLLDSCGNDVEYRLAKVKREVNPQTPEGKVRYLNAAAEVLAELDSDIEREVYAGRLAEETGIQRLSLLQQIKSIRERKRHYRQKKEFRAFRRQTAGTQDKLNPEKSQNLRAARAEEALLGAMLDYPENTAYIAAKLPPEKLITAFNRRVYTIIMGKMKDGKAVGLTDLADSLSQDEMGVVAGYCARHDGIPAGRQEVDSYIRVILEENDKQNVRSDSESDISRYLEKLRAEKK from the coding sequence TTGCCGCTGCCGCAGGAATTTGTAGAAGAATTGAAAGCACGCAGCAGTATCGAAGATGTTGTTTCCAGCTATGTCAGTTTGAAGCGCCGCGGGCGCACTTTGGTGGGCCTGTGCCCATTTCACAGTGAAAAAACGCCTTCCTTTACGGTCTACCCCGACAACGGCTCTTTTTACTGCTTTGGCTGCGGGGCCGGTGGGGACATCATAACTTTTGTAGAAAGAATTGATAATCTGGATTATATGGAAGCGGTGCGTTCTTTAGCGCAGCGCGCCGGCATGACTGTACCGGAAAGCGATGAGGACCGCGGCTTAGCAAAGCTGCGCATGCGCCTGTATGCCCTGAATCGAGAAGCAGCCCGCTTTTACCACCACGTATTGCTTTCCCCACAGGGGGCCACGGGGTTGTCTTACTTTACCGACCGTGGGCTGACTCCAAAGACTATCACACACTTTGGCCTTGGCTTTGCGCCGCCGTCGCGCTTTGCACTGGTGGATTTTCTGCGCAGTAAAGGTTACAGCGAGCAGGAGATGATTCAGGCAAACGTTGCCTTTTCCAGCCGGAACGGCCATGCAGTAGACCGCTTTCATGACCGTGTCATGTTTCCGATTATTGACCTGCGTGGCAATGTTGTCGCCTTTGGTGGCCGTGTCCTTGGAAAAGGGGAGCCTAAATATCTGAATACCAGCGATACGCCGATTTTCAGCAAGGGCAGGAATTTGTTTGCCTTAAACTTTGCAAAAGATGCCGCGGCAGACTGCCTGATTTTGTGTGAAGGCTATATGGATGTGATTGCGTTGCACCAGGCCGGATTTCAAAACGCGGTCGCGGGACTTGGCACAGCCCTTACCCCTGAGCAGGCGCGCCTGATTGCACATTATACAAAAGATGTGGTTGCTTCTTACGATGCGGACGCCGCCGGGCAGAAAGCCGCTTCTCGCAGCATTCCGCTTCTGCGGCAGGCAGGGCTTGCCGTACGCATTCTGGTGGTGCCGGACGGCAAAGACCCGGATGAGTTTATCCGCTCACATGGCGAAAACGGACATGCCAGATTTCAGCAGCTTTTAGACAGCTGCGGCAATGACGTGGAGTACCGCCTGGCGAAAGTAAAGCGCGAAGTGAATCCCCAGACGCCAGAAGGAAAGGTGCGCTACTTGAATGCTGCGGCAGAGGTGCTTGCAGAATTGGACAGCGACATAGAGCGCGAAGTGTACGCTGGGCGCCTTGCGGAGGAAACCGGCATACAGCGGCTTTCTTTACTGCAGCAGATAAAATCCATCCGCGAAAGGAAACGGCACTACCGGCAGAAAAAAGAGTTTCGTGCGTTCCGCCGGCAGACAGCCGGCACACAGGATAAGCTCAACCCGGAAAAGAGCCAGAACCTGCGCGCAGCGCGCGCGGAAGAGGCGCTTTTGGGTGCAATGCTGGATTATCCCGAGAATACAGCCTATATTGCGGCAAAATTGCCGCCGGAAAAGTTAATTACGGCGTTTAATCGCCGTGTATATACCATAATCATGGGCAAAATGAAAGATGGCAAGGCAGTAGGCCTTACGGACCTGGCAGACAGCCTTTCTCAGGACGAGATGGGGGTGGTGGCCGGGTACTGTGCCAGACATGACGGTATTCCCGCCGGCAGGCAGGAAGTGGATTCTTATATCCGTGTCATTCTGGAGGAAAATGATAAGCAGAACGTGCGCAGCGACAGTGAGAGCGACATCAGCCGCTATCTTGAGAAACTGCGTGCGGAGAAAAAATAG
- a CDS encoding deoxyguanosinetriphosphate triphosphohydrolase gives MNIRERTEEIEQMTLSSLATHACDTAGRQFPEEEDDLRTAFQRDRDRIIHCKAFRRLKRKTQVFLSPEGDHYRTRLTHTLEVAQIARTIARCLRLNEDLTEAVSLGHDLGHTPFGHAGERALNNICEVYPLEDGSTSFHHYEQSVRIVERLERDGRGLNLTEEVRNGILCHTRGAQANTPEGRIVRIADHIAFINHDIDDSERAGILSESDLPAEITAVLGHSKSQRIDCLVRSVVRCSADGWMRMDPQVQEAFAALHTFMYQSVYVNPCAKSEEQKVPLIVEKLYNYALMPEHLPEHMRKIAVKEGRRRAAVDYIAGMTDPYAVELFQEVYVPHAWRHM, from the coding sequence TTGAATATTCGCGAACGAACGGAAGAAATAGAGCAGATGACGCTTTCCAGCTTGGCAACCCATGCCTGCGACACAGCCGGGCGGCAGTTTCCAGAGGAAGAGGATGACCTGCGCACCGCTTTTCAGCGTGACCGCGACCGTATTATTCACTGCAAGGCTTTTCGCAGGCTCAAGCGAAAAACACAGGTATTCCTTTCACCGGAGGGCGACCATTACCGTACACGTCTGACCCATACACTGGAAGTTGCCCAAATTGCACGCACGATTGCGCGCTGCCTGCGCCTGAACGAAGACCTGACCGAGGCTGTTTCTTTGGGCCACGACTTGGGACATACGCCCTTTGGTCATGCGGGCGAGCGGGCGCTGAACAATATCTGTGAGGTCTACCCTCTGGAAGATGGCAGCACTTCATTTCATCACTATGAGCAGAGCGTGCGTATTGTCGAGCGGCTTGAGCGTGATGGCCGTGGGTTGAACTTGACGGAAGAAGTGCGCAACGGCATTCTCTGCCATACACGGGGGGCACAGGCAAATACGCCGGAGGGACGCATTGTGCGCATAGCGGATCACATTGCATTTATCAATCACGATATTGATGACTCTGAGCGGGCGGGTATTTTGTCTGAAAGTGACCTGCCGGCAGAGATTACCGCTGTGCTGGGGCACTCAAAAAGTCAGCGCATTGACTGCCTAGTGCGGTCGGTTGTGCGCTGCAGCGCCGATGGCTGGATGCGTATGGACCCGCAGGTGCAGGAGGCATTTGCCGCACTGCACACTTTTATGTATCAGTCGGTTTACGTCAACCCCTGTGCCAAAAGCGAAGAGCAGAAAGTACCGCTGATTGTCGAAAAGCTTTACAACTATGCACTGATGCCAGAACATCTGCCGGAGCACATGCGGAAAATTGCCGTGAAGGAGGGGCGCCGCCGCGCTGCGGTCGATTATATTGCCGGCATGACAGACCCCTATGCGGTCGAACTGTTCCAGGAAGTTTATGTGCCGCACGCCTGGCGGCATATGTAG
- a CDS encoding YigZ family protein — translation MEPYLTLSVQGTDEFTEKKSRFLGCAAPVCSKQEALGFFAAQKKKYWDAKHNVPAFVLRSGEQHCSDAGEPQGTAGVPVLNVLLKSGVTDAAVVVTRYFGGVLLGTGGLVRAYSHAASLALSAAGLLQMKPCLLLKLFCTYSQYGKVAALLPAHGAVIDSTGFTDQVQVSFHLEAAALPALTAELADATGGSVLPQTLGETYFPVQIHTKLKD, via the coding sequence GTGGAACCGTACCTGACACTTTCTGTGCAGGGAACCGACGAATTTACGGAAAAGAAATCCCGCTTTCTCGGCTGTGCGGCGCCGGTGTGTTCTAAGCAAGAGGCGCTGGGCTTTTTTGCGGCACAAAAAAAGAAATACTGGGATGCAAAACACAATGTGCCCGCTTTTGTCCTGCGCAGCGGGGAGCAGCACTGCTCAGACGCAGGAGAACCGCAGGGCACAGCGGGTGTGCCCGTCTTAAATGTTCTGCTGAAAAGCGGCGTAACCGATGCGGCCGTGGTGGTTACACGCTACTTTGGCGGTGTACTGCTGGGCACAGGCGGCTTGGTGCGTGCCTATTCGCATGCGGCTTCGCTGGCCCTTTCTGCTGCCGGACTGCTGCAAATGAAGCCCTGCCTGCTGTTAAAGCTTTTCTGTACTTACAGTCAGTACGGAAAGGTGGCGGCATTGCTGCCGGCACACGGGGCAGTCATCGACAGCACCGGCTTTACCGACCAGGTGCAGGTGTCGTTTCATCTGGAAGCGGCAGCACTGCCTGCCCTGACCGCTGAGCTGGCAGATGCTACAGGCGGCAGCGTGCTGCCGCAGACGCTTGGTGAAACCTATTTTCCAGTACAGATTCATACAAAACTGAAAGATTGA
- the rpmE gene encoding 50S ribosomal protein L31, translated as MKKGIHPEYKDTTITCACGNVIKTRSTKENIRVEICSKCHPFFTGKQKLVDSSGRVDMFKKRYGMTK; from the coding sequence ATGAAGAAAGGTATCCATCCCGAATATAAGGATACAACCATCACATGTGCCTGTGGCAATGTGATCAAGACTCGTTCTACCAAAGAGAACATCCGCGTTGAAATTTGCTCAAAGTGCCATCCGTTCTTCACCGGAAAACAAAAACTGGTGGATAGCAGCGGCCGTGTCGATATGTTCAAAAAGCGTTACGGCATGACAAAGTGA
- a CDS encoding M15 family metallopeptidase: MRKHRQEPILAEGSNRDSAADVRRLHRWMIAVLAAILILAVLLGVLLWRAYQPGNASKTGSSASGAAASVQSAEVLSEPDNSWALTVVSQDQKADNSLSPQLVTYENIQVDSRILPALKQMLAGAKAAGYTLTLSKGYVDAKTQENLYQQEITDLMQKQNKTRAVAESDAAALVPPGGCSENQTGLAVTFPSDQTFLDSDAYHWLLNHCVDYGFVRRYTDAKEGCTGLKDDPSHFRYVGPHNAQTMRRLSLCLEEYVTYLDRQNSTG, from the coding sequence ATGCGTAAACATCGCCAGGAACCGATTCTTGCGGAGGGCAGCAACCGCGACAGTGCAGCCGATGTGCGGCGGCTGCACCGCTGGATGATTGCTGTGCTTGCGGCAATTCTTATTTTGGCGGTACTGCTTGGTGTGCTGCTGTGGCGGGCCTATCAGCCGGGAAATGCCTCAAAGACAGGCTCGTCTGCTTCAGGCGCAGCTGCCTCTGTACAGAGCGCAGAGGTGCTTTCCGAGCCGGACAACAGCTGGGCGCTTACTGTCGTTTCACAGGACCAGAAAGCGGACAACAGTCTGTCCCCGCAGCTGGTTACTTACGAAAACATACAGGTAGATAGCCGTATCCTGCCTGCCTTAAAGCAGATGCTTGCAGGCGCGAAAGCTGCCGGCTATACTTTGACTTTGAGCAAAGGCTATGTAGATGCCAAAACACAGGAGAACCTTTATCAGCAGGAAATTACCGATTTAATGCAGAAGCAGAACAAAACCCGTGCTGTGGCGGAAAGCGACGCCGCGGCACTCGTACCGCCCGGCGGCTGCAGCGAAAACCAGACCGGTCTGGCGGTCACGTTTCCCTCGGACCAAACGTTTCTGGATTCGGATGCCTACCACTGGCTGCTCAATCACTGTGTGGATTACGGCTTTGTGCGCCGCTATACCGATGCAAAAGAAGGCTGCACCGGCTTAAAGGATGACCCCAGCCACTTTCGCTATGTCGGCCCGCACAATGCCCAAACTATGCGGCGCCTGAGCCTGTGCCTGGAGGAATACGTTACCTATCTCGACCGGCAGAATTCCACCGGCTGA